In Embleya scabrispora, the DNA window CAACGTGCGCGCGGCCGCCGAGGAGTTGCGGCTGACGGGCTGTCAGGCGCTGTCGGAGCTGCGTGAGTTGGTGGCCATCCTGCGTGACCCCGACGACCCGACGCCGCCCGGTGCACCCGCGCGGGGCGGCGAGCCGGCCGGTCTGGACGTGTCCGACCTGGTCGCCGACTCGCGGGCGGCGGGTGTCGAGGTCGACCTGACGGTGAGCGGATCGGCGCCCGCCGACCACGCGCCGGCCGCCGTGCGCGGCGCGCGGCGGGTGGTCCAGGAGGCGCTGACGAATGTGCACAAGCACGCGCCCGGCGCGCTCGTGACGGTGGCCGTGCGGCACGAGCCCGGGGGCATCGCGGTGACCGTCGCCAACACCGCCGGGGTCAGGACCCCCGACGTCGACCTCGGCACGGGCGGCACCGGCCTGCTCGGTCTGCGCGAACGGATCGAACTGCTCGGCGGCCGCTTCCGGGCCGGGCCGGACGACGCCGGCGGGTTCATCGTCGACGCGCTCATCCCGGTCGGCGAATCCGCCGGCGCCCCGACCCCTCCCGTCCACCACCCCGTGCCCGACGAAGGTGCCGCATGATCCGACTCCTGCTCGTGGACGACGAACGTATGGTGTGCGCGCACCTGCGCACCATCCTCGGCGGCGCCGAGGACATCGACATCGTCGGCGAGGCCTACGACGGCGCCGAAGCCCTGGAGCAGGTGGTCCGGCACCGGCCCGACCTGGTGCTGCTCGACCTGCACATGCCGGGTGTGGACGGGCTGACCGCGCTGCGCCGGATGGTCCGGCTCGACGCGCCGCCCAAGGTCGTCGTGCTGACCACGATCGACACCGACGACCACGTGTTGCGGGCGCTGCACACCGGCGCGGTGGGCTTCCTGCTCAAGGACACCCCGCCCGAGGACCTGGTCGCCCTGCTCCGGGTGGCCGTCGAGGGCAACACCGTGTTGTCCCCGGCCGCGGCCCGCAGCCTGATCGGCGCGAGCGCGGCCCGCGAGACCGCCCGCCGCGAGGCCCGCCACACGATCCGCGACCTGACCGAACAGGAGACCCGGATCCTCGCCTGCCTGGGAGAGGGCATGTCCAACGCGCAAATCGCCGCCCGCCTGTACCTCACGGAGCCGACGGTCAAGGCCTACGTCTCGCGCACCCTGACCAAACTCTCGTGCACCAACCGCACCCAGGCCGGCCTGATCGCCCACAACGCGGGCCTGACCCTCGACTGAACCCGCCCCCCGACCGCAGCCGCTGCGCGGAGCGAAGCGGACGGGACGGGCGGGCACACGGGCAGGAGGGGACGCCCGGGCGGAAACCGTGTGCCCGTGTCGATGCCGCCTACCGGCCGAGGCGATCGGTCACCGCCGGCCCCGAGCCGTCCGCCGCGGCCCGGACCACCAGCCCCGCCACGTCCCTGCCCGGCCGGTGTCCCGCTCGCGGATGCTCCGGCAGGAAGGTCTCGCCCCTGGTTCGTCTCGAACCGGTGGCCGCCGTCGTCGGCGCGGACCATCCTCTGGCCGGCGCCGCCGAACCGCGCCCGGCCGACGACCGCCGGCTCGACCACGACCCGTCCCGGGACTGGCTCCCGGGGCCCGACGACAGGTGGGACGACCCGCCTCGTCAGGACACGAGGTCGCGCCAGAACGGCACCGTCGGCACGGTGTACTCGATGCTGCCGTCCAGGAACTCCGCGGTGAGGTAGTTGGTCAGGTTCGCGCCGTACACCACGATGTCGGTCTGCATCATCGACAGCACCGGGTGACCCCACTGGCCCTCGGTCCCGGGCAGGTAGCGGTGGCCGTACACCGGCACCATCCTCGGTACCCGCGCCAGGTGATACCGCGCCGACTTGAGCGCGTGTTTGAGCTGCGCCGGCCGGGCGCCCCACACGTCCGGCCAGAAGGCGTTGTGCTCGACGTCGAACAGCACACCCTCGGTGGGCAGGCCCAGTCGGGCCTTCAGGTCGCGCGCGCCGCCGGCGCGCCAATTCGGCCACCCCTTGCCGGTCGGCAGCGCGGCCGACAACATCGCCCTGTGGTCGGCGGAGAAGCGGAATCCGAAGTCCTGCTCCACGGTCTCGAACTCGGCCCCGGTCAGGCCGGGCAGGAGGTCGGCGCCGGTCCGCTCCAGAAGCAGGCGGAAGTCCCGCTCGGTCGGTCGATCCGGGGACGGTGTGCTGGTCATGGCCACCGAGCGTAGTCGGCGCCGGTCGCCGCGCCGGGACCGCCGGGGCGGCACGCGGCCGGATTTTATCGGAACCGGCCCGGCAAGCACCTGAAAGTCGGCTGACCGGTGTTCTAGCATGAGCGCTCGATGCTGGGATGAAGTGCGAATTGAACGGTGCTGGTTGAACGGTCGGGGGACCCGTTGATCGACGAAGTTCGGCATGCCCCGCGGGCCGCCCGATGACGGTCCCGCTGCTCGCCGCCGTCGCGGCCCTCCTCGCCCTGGTGGCCGCGCTGATGTGGTTCGGATTCCGGCGCCGGCCCGCCTCCGTGGCGGCGCGCGCCGACACGCTGTTGGCCCAGGCCGAGGGGGCGCATCGGGCGGGCCGGCTCGCCGCGGCCGATCGCGGCTATCGACGCGTCGCGGACGCGCTCGGCAAACCGGGCGCGCCGACCGGCCTCGCCGCGACCCGGGGCCGGGCCCTGATCGGCCTCGGCGAGGTGGCGAGCCGCCAGGGGCGCCCGGCCGACGCGCTCGCCGCGTTCCGGGCCGCGTTCGCGCTGACCACGCTGCCGCCCGGCGCACTGGAGCTGACCGCGGCCGACGCGACCCGGCGGGCCGATCCGGGGCCGCTGGAGATCGCCTTGTGCGTCGACCTGGTCACCCGCACCGACACCGACCCCGACCATGCCGCCTACGACTTCCTGGAGGCCCGGTGTGTGGTCGCCGCCGGGGCGTCCGAGGCCGAGCTGATCGCGGTGGAGGCGCTGGCGGCGCGGATCGAGGCGGGCGCGCCGCGGCTGGAGTGGGCGGTGTACGCCCGCGCGTGCGCGCTGCGCGACCTGGGCCGCGGCGCCGAGGCGATCGCCGCGTTCGAGCGGGCCGACCGGCTGGTGCCGCGCGCGGCCACCGGGTACGAGCTGGGCCGGCTGCACCGCGACGCGGGCCGACCGGACGAGGCGCTCGCCGCGTTCGAGCGTTCGTTGACCATCGAGCCGGAGCGGCCCGAGGTGCTGTACGCGATGGCGCTGACCCACCTGCGCCGCACGCCCGCCGACAAGGCGCAGCGCGTCGCCGCCCTGGAGGCCGCCGTCGGCCTGCTCACCCGCACCTGCACGCTCGCCCCCACCCACGCCCAGGCCTGGCTCGGCCTGGGCCGGGCGCAGCACGCGCTCGGCCACGACGACGCCGCGTTCGAGCCGCTGCGCCGTGCCTGCGAGTTGATGCCCGAACACGTCGACGTGCAGATGGAGTTCGTCGACCTGGCAC includes these proteins:
- a CDS encoding response regulator codes for the protein MIRLLLVDDERMVCAHLRTILGGAEDIDIVGEAYDGAEALEQVVRHRPDLVLLDLHMPGVDGLTALRRMVRLDAPPKVVVLTTIDTDDHVLRALHTGAVGFLLKDTPPEDLVALLRVAVEGNTVLSPAAARSLIGASAARETARREARHTIRDLTEQETRILACLGEGMSNAQIAARLYLTEPTVKAYVSRTLTKLSCTNRTQAGLIAHNAGLTLD